The sequence AGCCTTTTTCTTTTTGACGGTGCATCCACCGTGTACAGCGGGCCTGTTTCGGCAGAAAAATCATTATTGCCCTTCGCCGTGCGCGCGGGGTTATAAGGCATATCAAAAAATAAAATACGCTTTATCTTTAATTTCGCCTTTTTTATAACCGCCTTAAAACCGCCCGCTTCAAAAATCCTTAGAATTTTAACCGCTGTTTGAAACATAACTGTTAACGCCTTTCTTCTTATTTAAAAAAGATATTATTTAACAACTTTTACAGCCACCGTAAATCCGTTTCCCACCTTGTCGTCCGTATCCATTATTTCCGCGATTTCCCAGTTTAAATATTTTATAATTTCAACAACATCCTCCGTTATCCAAAAAGAAAAATGATCATGATAATTTAATTTTCTGTTTTTAAACCTGCCTTCATGCCTGCCTATAAGTTCCTTTAGCGTCGTCCTTTCTTTTTCTTTATCAAAAGTCCTTTCTTTATGAGGCACTATCATAAACAGGTAGCCGCCGTTTTTTACAACCCTGTACCATTCTTTCAGAGCCGCTATAGGGTCAAAAAAATGTTCCAGAACATGCGAACTGACCACAAAGTCCTGGCTGTTATCCTGAACCGGCAGTTTATCACCGTAAGCCACTATATCAACCGGCATAGCTTTGCCGCATATTTTAACTTCTTCCCGTTTAAAAACAGTATTCATATCGCCGGTGTAGTCAACATTTTTTGTATTCAACCCAAAAGGGTTATGCGCGGAACCGCCTATTTCAAGGCCCCTAAGTCCGTCAAGCAGTTTATGCGCAAGGGCGCTTTCAGGAAAACACATCGCAGGCCCTTGTCCGGCGGGTTCGCCCAACTCTTCTGAATCTTGCCTCTTATTGCCTTTCGTTTCTCCGATTACTATTTCATCGTCGCTGTTGGCAAGTTTATACGCAACCGTTTCGTTTAATTTTGATTTTTGCCTTTTAATGCTTCCCGCCTTTTGAAAAGCTTCCACAACTCCTAAAACATGCAAAAACCTGCCGGTAAAAACAAATACGGCAACAGTCAGAGGCAGCATAAAAAAATGCCCCGCAAGAGACAGTACTCCCATATTTTTCCACACAAAAAGAAATGTGTTTCTGTAGCTGAACACAAGCATCTTTTTTTCATCATAAAATTTTTTAAA is a genomic window of Candidatus Goldiibacteriota bacterium containing:
- a CDS encoding methyltransferase domain-containing protein, which translates into the protein LPGYVEDVDLCYRGWKAGYKGYYEPASVVYHKGRETFKKFYDEKKMLVFSYRNTFLFVWKNMGVLSLAGHFFMLPLTVAVFVFTGRFLHVLGVVEAFQKAGSIKRQKSKLNETVAYKLANSDDEIVIGETKGNKRQDSEELGEPAGQGPAMCFPESALAHKLLDGLRGLEIGGSAHNPFGLNTKNVDYTGDMNTVFKREEVKICGKAMPVDIVAYGDKLPVQDNSQDFVVSSHVLEHFFDPIAALKEWYRVVKNGGYLFMIVPHKERTFDKEKERTTLKELIGRHEGRFKNRKLNYHDHFSFWITEDVVEIIKYLNWEIAEIMDTDDKVGNGFTVAVKVVK